In the genome of Cryptomeria japonica chromosome 8, Sugi_1.0, whole genome shotgun sequence, one region contains:
- the LOC131032280 gene encoding uncharacterized protein LOC131032280, translated as MVLTPPTTHGFKLNFDGVARGGLATSGGIIRTHMRALVAAYAGNLNGHSSNQAEAMALAWWIHFSLTRGIRSMDIEGNSKLITDVVKGWNRLNLTIEGTIRDTLRLISGLNSFRLMHVFKEGNRVVDALAALGLNISGLRCWRSQNSLPDHINYLLYGDKSEISIND; from the coding sequence ATGGTTTTGACTCCTCCTACCACCCATGGctttaaactcaactttgatggggttGCCAGAGGGGGCCTGGCTACTAGTGGAGGGATCATCAGAACCCACATGAGGGCCCTTGTTGCTGCATATGCAGGTAACCTGAATGGGCACTCCTCTAATCAGGCTGAAGCAATGGCCTTAGCCTGGTGGATTCATTTTTCCCTCACTAGGGGAATCAGGTCAATGGATATTGAGGGTAATTCCAAGCTCATCACAGATGTTGTCAAAGGGTGGAATAGGCTTAACTTGaccattgagggaaccatcagggacaccctAAGGCTCATTTCTGGGCTCAACTCATTCAGACTCATGCATGTATTCAAAGAGGGTAACAGAGTGGTTGATGCTTTGGCTGCCCTTGGTCTAAATATTTCTGGGTTAAGATGTTGGAGGAGCCAGAATTCCCTCCCAGACCACATCAACTACCTTCTTTACGGAGATAAATCTGAAATATCTATCAATGATTGA